The genome window CCGATGCCAGTCCCGCAGACCAGAATCCCGCGATCGAACTCACCTGCCGCTACTTTTTCAGCTACGGGCAGAGCATAATCTGGGTAATCAACCGAATCTTCGCAAGAACAGCCAAAGTCTTCCGTCTGGATATTCAAGGAAGCGAGCAGAGTCTTGATCTCCTCTTTTAGTTTGTATCCACCGTGATCAGCAGCAATCGCTACTTTCATCTCGTCATCCCTCGCTTGTTCATGATCTCACTCATTATACATCATAATCCCACAAGTAAAAAGTGAACATTTAACCTTTTCAACTAGAAATTGTTCGTACTCTCACACGAAACAAGGTACTGGTCTGACACCAGCACCTCATTCTTAAGGCGATTTACGAAAACGCTCCTGAATCAGTCGCATAGACAGCCTGTCCAGTGATTCTTCAAGTTCTTCCGCGCACCTGCGATAGTCTTCTAGGGACCCACCGTACGGATCGGCAATATCGCCATAGCCCTCTACGCCTACGTAGTCCCTCAAGGTATGCACCTTGCCCGCCGCAGACGGAAAATACGTCAGAATGGCTTGCTTGTGACTGGACGTCATGGTCAAAATCACATCCGACCAGTCAATCAGCCCCTCATCCAATCGACTGGACTGGTGCACATGCTCGATCCCCCGCTCTGCCATGACCTCTCTGGCATGCGGTGAAGCAGGCTGTCCGTCAAAAGCGGCCACGCCTGCGGAACGAACCTCATAGCCCTGCCCTGCCGTTTTCACGCGAAACATCGCCTCTGCCATGGGACTGCGACACGTGTTGCCTGTGCAGACAAACAATATCCGTTTCACGCATCTCTCCTCCTTCTGCCTGCGCTATCTTGCTATAAGATAAATTTTAACCCAAAACAAAACAAAATAAGTCCACCTACTAATTCGCTATAATCCCCTAGCCATCCTCCCACACTTCGACCCAGAAGCAACCCGAAGTAAGACATGGCACCGCCCATGATTCCAAAGAGAGTGATAGCAAGCAGTCTGTTGACCTCAATCAATCCGAAGGAAAATCCTACAGTCAGCGCATCCAGACTCACGCTGAATGCAAAAATGATCAGCCCAAAGCCTTTCGTCCTCAGTACCTTTTGATCGCCATTGACGAAGCCGTTCCATAGCATATGCAAACCGATTGCCATGAGGACTCCGCCACCGATAAATACAGCAATATCCCCAACCAAATCGGACAAATACGCCCCGACGAAGATACCCACAATAGGCATTCCTATATGAAAAAGCCCGATCGTGATGCTCACTTTCAGTATTTCCCGCAATCGAATCCCGACCATGCCAACGCCGATTCCTAATGAAAAGGCATCCATGCTTAAGGCAAAGGCGATCATGAGCAAGGTCAGAAATTGCCCCCACTGAAACAAAACTTGATCCAACTGGCCTCCCCCTCCTCGTCTCTTCAACCTATGCGGACAAGAAGGAGTTTAGACAACCATTTTACGCGCGCTCGATCCGCCCTCCGGCGGCTTTTTCCAGGCGATTCATGACTGCCATTCCCAAGCCTTCCCGTGAGAATGTCTCGCCGACGATAAACTGGGCCTTGAGGTTATCAAACTCACGCAGTACAGCGTACAGCTGATGAGCGACCTCTCCCAGATCCGTGCGTGACCCTACCGACAGCACGATATCGGCATCCGGGTTCGCACGCCAATAAGCCGCAGTCTCTTCCGTAGCCAAAACCCCTGTTCTACGCCCGTGCTGTTTTGCCTCGTGCAGCATGTCTGCCATTTTTACACGCACGCGCTCCTCTCCACCCTCGACCAGCCACATTTCGCCCTCTGGAGCGTAATGCGTGTATTTCATGCCAGGAGCGCGAGGAGTCTCTGCTGCTCCTGCCTGAAAGGATGGATCGAGGTCCACCGATCCGATCACCTCTTCCAGCTGTTCGCGGGTAATCCCTCCCGGACGCAGAATGACAGGCGGCTCGACCGTGACATCAATGACGGTCGATTCCAGACCTACTCCTGTCGCTCCTCCATCTACCACGCCAGCCACTCGACCTTCCAGATCGGCTAGCACGTGTGCGGCGGTCGTAGGGCTCGGCCTTCCCGAGCGGTTGGCACTTGGCGCTGCTATCGGGAGATTGGCTGCCGCGATCAAGGCAAGCGCGATCGGATGATCCGGCATCCGCACCCCGACGGAATCGAGCCCGGCCGTGACCAAAGATGCTACCTCATCGGTTCGCGGCAGGATAATAGTCAGCGGTCCAGGCCAGAATGCCTCCATCAACTTCTCGGCCTTGGCTGGAACTTCAGAGGCAATCGTGGATAACTGCTCCTTTTTTGCAATATGCACAATCAGCGGATTATCACTGGGTCTCCCTTTTGCTGCAAATATTTTTTCCACAGCGACGTTGGACAATGCATTGGCTCCCAGTCCATAGACCGTCTCCGTAGGGAATGCCACAGCCTCATCTGCTTTCAGCAAATGAGCTGCATACACAATCTGTGTACAACTCTGCATGTTTTCCACAGTACTTTCCACATCATTATCCACAACCCAAACTTTCGTCACTACTTTTTGCCCCATAGTAAAAAAGTCCTTTCTCTAGCACGTTTCTTATCAATAAGTGCCTTTAGTATAGATGTGTGCATAAAAGTTTTCAACAGCCTGTGGGTAACTTGTGAATAACTTCTCCAAACTTCGTGGAAAAAGTCGTTGTTACCACTTTTTAACCGATAAGCTCTTCGGATGTAGTAGGATAAGGATGTAAACAAAATCCAAGACGTCCCTTTATTGAAAGGATAGTGACATATTCATGAAATCCCTCAAATCGATCACAGCTGGCCTTGTAGGTTCGGCAGTTCTGTTCAGCGCAGTAGCCATGCCGGCGTTCGCCGCCACTTCTGCCCAGCCGCTGCCTGCAGCAAAACCCGCTCCTGTCGCATCGGCCCAAAATCCACAGGCAAAAGGTGTCGTCGTCACATCCAAAATCATTCAACAAAAAACGGCTGAGTACGAAGCAAACATCACAATCCCTGTCATCAGTGGCTTGAAAGATAAAGCATTCGAAGCAAAGCTGAATGCGGACCTGCTCAAATACGCACAGGATCAGCTGAAGGAACGCCAAACCATGAGCAAGCAAGACGCCATCGATTCCAAAAAGTACGGATATCCGATGCGTCCGCATGCTGTGGACATTTCCTACAAAGTGATCTCTGTCGGCAAGCTCGTATCCTTCTCAGTCCAAACCTACTTGTACACAGGCGGAGCTCATGGATTGACAGATATGACTTACTACAACATCGCCAATCTGGACAAGGCAAAAAATCTCCAGCTGTCCGATTTGTTCCAGGCTGGCTATGACTATCGCTATGTATTGAACAACCTGATCAAGCAACAGATTAAAAATAACCCAGAGATCGCTGATGTGTACAACTTTGAAACGATCGCAGAAAATCAGCCGTTCTCCTTTGAAAATGGCAATCTGGTCATTCATTTCACTCAGTATGAGATCGCTCCTTATGCAGCCGGGATGCCGGCGTTCAGTATTCCTGTACACAGCTACCTCAACCTGCTGAAGCCCGAAGTAAAAGCGCTGCTGCAATAACAACTTCATTGTACCTGCAGAAACGACACCTAGCCTGCGTTTTATTAAAAGTAGGAAATAATCCAACATAGCCAATAAAAATTAGTGATTGGATACAATGTTAGACATTTTATTAATGAAAATAAGAATGAGTAGAGACTTCAGAAAACGTCTGAATCTCTACTCATTTCTTTTTGCTTTTTTCAGCGACAGTTTTATTCTGTAAATATTAACTTTTTTATTGCACTTTCGTGATCCATTAATTATTTACGAAATAACTAATTTGAATTTCTGACGAGATCCCCCTTCTGGACCATCGGGAATCATTTCATCCAAAGCTACAAATCCAAACTTTTGATACAACCTTCTTGCAGGTCTTCCGTCTGAAATATCATCTCCAAATGTGGTTACAAATACTTCGGCTGGAACATCAACGAGACTCAAGATGTGCTTTAGTAGGGCCGTAGCTACCCCTTGGTTTCTCGATTGAGATGAAACGGATAA of Brevibacillus choshinensis contains these proteins:
- a CDS encoding L-threonylcarbamoyladenylate synthase, translated to MGQKVVTKVWVVDNDVESTVENMQSCTQIVYAAHLLKADEAVAFPTETVYGLGANALSNVAVEKIFAAKGRPSDNPLIVHIAKKEQLSTIASEVPAKAEKLMEAFWPGPLTIILPRTDEVASLVTAGLDSVGVRMPDHPIALALIAAANLPIAAPSANRSGRPSPTTAAHVLADLEGRVAGVVDGGATGVGLESTVIDVTVEPPVILRPGGITREQLEEVIGSVDLDPSFQAGAAETPRAPGMKYTHYAPEGEMWLVEGGEERVRVKMADMLHEAKQHGRRTGVLATEETAAYWRANPDADIVLSVGSRTDLGEVAHQLYAVLREFDNLKAQFIVGETFSREGLGMAVMNRLEKAAGGRIERA
- a CDS encoding low molecular weight protein arginine phosphatase — translated: MKRILFVCTGNTCRSPMAEAMFRVKTAGQGYEVRSAGVAAFDGQPASPHAREVMAERGIEHVHQSSRLDEGLIDWSDVILTMTSSHKQAILTYFPSAAGKVHTLRDYVGVEGYGDIADPYGGSLEDYRRCAEELEESLDRLSMRLIQERFRKSP
- a CDS encoding GNAT family N-acetyltransferase, whose product is MIVVNATMDDLKGWLELASEVEYLFGPMVNDTNFIKALERNITEQSAFCVRENNGFPGSRLLGGVLFSSLRAPSYKIGWLSVSSQSRNQGVATALLKHILSLVDVPAEVFVTTFGDDISDGRPARRLYQKFGFVALDEMIPDGPEGGSRQKFKLVIS
- a CDS encoding DUF3298 and DUF4163 domain-containing protein, which produces MKSLKSITAGLVGSAVLFSAVAMPAFAATSAQPLPAAKPAPVASAQNPQAKGVVVTSKIIQQKTAEYEANITIPVISGLKDKAFEAKLNADLLKYAQDQLKERQTMSKQDAIDSKKYGYPMRPHAVDISYKVISVGKLVSFSVQTYLYTGGAHGLTDMTYYNIANLDKAKNLQLSDLFQAGYDYRYVLNNLIKQQIKNNPEIADVYNFETIAENQPFSFENGNLVIHFTQYEIAPYAAGMPAFSIPVHSYLNLLKPEVKALLQ
- a CDS encoding manganese efflux pump MntP family protein: MDQVLFQWGQFLTLLMIAFALSMDAFSLGIGVGMVGIRLREILKVSITIGLFHIGMPIVGIFVGAYLSDLVGDIAVFIGGGVLMAIGLHMLWNGFVNGDQKVLRTKGFGLIIFAFSVSLDALTVGFSFGLIEVNRLLAITLFGIMGGAMSYFGLLLGRSVGGWLGDYSELVGGLILFCFGLKFIL